From the Rhodopirellula bahusiensis genome, one window contains:
- a CDS encoding DUF1559 domain-containing protein, which yields MKTKCRSSSGFTLVELLVVIAIIGVLVGLLLPAVQAAREAARRMSCSNNFKQIGLAMHNYHSAYDQLPRHSTGTWRDDAPNAWAPYNTHNSGSLSAMVGLLPFMEQQGLWEMISNPSQQRVDGGVQTPPWPAMGPAPRINGGRNQYIPWMTETPALRCPSDPGVGLPAGGRSNYAFCLGDAFQGTPFTRPIRWNGTGGSPFDVISGSKTTQGRYARGMFTHRTDRKFRDVLDGLSNTIAMGEMMTDLGDNDNRTTLNRTLDNVEQNVSICEQTGHIDPQRPSFWCDGVDCPAPTGPGALHSPNDIYNRGMMWMISLPTSTGLFTNLPPNSELCVDRWTEGGGSITASSRHQGGVHVLMGDGAVRFITDSIEAGNSQAGPVNAGQRSPYGLWGGLGTRGNKESVSLE from the coding sequence ATGAAGACGAAATGTCGAAGCTCAAGTGGTTTCACCTTGGTGGAGCTGCTGGTCGTGATTGCAATTATCGGCGTGTTGGTCGGGCTATTGCTTCCGGCTGTGCAGGCTGCTCGTGAAGCAGCACGGCGGATGAGTTGTAGCAACAACTTCAAGCAGATCGGCTTGGCGATGCACAACTATCACTCTGCTTATGATCAACTACCACGGCACTCGACCGGCACTTGGCGTGATGACGCTCCCAACGCGTGGGCGCCGTACAATACTCACAACTCGGGCTCCTTGAGTGCGATGGTTGGACTGCTTCCATTCATGGAGCAGCAAGGTTTGTGGGAGATGATCAGCAATCCATCTCAACAGCGGGTGGATGGTGGCGTTCAAACACCGCCATGGCCTGCCATGGGGCCTGCTCCGCGAATCAATGGAGGACGCAACCAATACATTCCTTGGATGACTGAAACGCCGGCGTTGCGATGTCCCAGCGATCCAGGAGTGGGGCTTCCTGCAGGTGGTCGTTCGAACTACGCATTTTGCCTCGGTGATGCATTTCAGGGAACGCCGTTTACTCGGCCGATTCGTTGGAATGGCACGGGAGGCAGTCCATTCGACGTGATCTCGGGCAGCAAGACCACTCAAGGTCGGTACGCCCGCGGCATGTTCACGCATCGGACCGATCGGAAATTTCGCGACGTCTTGGATGGCTTGTCGAACACCATCGCGATGGGGGAGATGATGACGGACCTGGGCGACAACGACAATCGAACCACCCTCAACCGCACCCTCGATAATGTTGAGCAAAACGTCTCGATTTGTGAACAGACTGGGCATATCGATCCGCAACGACCCTCGTTTTGGTGTGATGGAGTCGATTGTCCCGCACCGACAGGACCGGGTGCATTGCACAGTCCCAACGACATTTACAATCGGGGAATGATGTGGATGATCTCGTTGCCAACTTCAACAGGGCTGTTCACCAACCTTCCGCCCAATTCGGAACTGTGCGTGGACCGATGGACTGAAGGAGGAGGTTCGATCACCGCCAGTAGTCGACACCAAGGTGGAGTGCACGTCTTGATGGGCGACGGAGCGGTCAGGTTCATCACGGACTCGATCGAAGCTGGAAACAGCCAAGCGGGACCTGTCAACGCCGGCCAACGTAGTCCCTATGGATTGTGGGGCGGCCTGGGAACTCGTGGGAACAAAGAGTCTGTGTCGCTCGAGTAG
- a CDS encoding heterodisulfide reductase-related iron-sulfur binding cluster, whose protein sequence is MQHNIPLETTGPNADAMAEAVSTCIRCGFCLSACPTYDVLQRESDSPRGRIILMKEVLEGSMPADKAAPHLDACLGCLACEPACPSGVSYRHLLSPYRSLVRDRIPVAWPQRLQRWLTAQTLPYPKRFRFAARMGQIGKTFSALVPSFLRPMLDLLPETLPAATKLQPRYSPMGDQVGRVALLAGCAQQVLAPEINEATIAVLRHIGLEVLVPPEQSCCGSLAWHVGDGDRAAKFARNNVRVFSSDSQPIDAIVTNAAGCGSGMQEYGMILRGTDIESQAASLAATVKDVSVVVCEHADRLRLKRPALVHEGESIVRVAYHDACHLANAQGVRLQPRELLCRVPDVELVDVAEAHLCCGSAGTYNLDQPETADELGRRKAKAVLATGAPIVVSGNIGCLTQLQSHLNSMATESHPAPRVMHTMEFLSACLEESPSFETNPGPKRSP, encoded by the coding sequence ATGCAGCATAACATTCCCCTGGAGACGACCGGACCGAATGCCGATGCGATGGCGGAAGCCGTTAGCACGTGCATTCGTTGTGGCTTTTGCTTGTCGGCTTGCCCGACCTATGACGTTCTCCAACGCGAATCGGATTCGCCTCGGGGGCGCATCATTTTGATGAAGGAAGTGTTGGAAGGTTCGATGCCGGCAGACAAGGCTGCGCCTCACCTGGATGCTTGTTTAGGCTGTTTGGCTTGCGAGCCCGCATGTCCTTCCGGTGTGTCGTACCGGCACCTGCTCAGCCCCTATCGCTCGCTCGTTCGAGATCGTATTCCCGTTGCTTGGCCGCAGAGGCTGCAGCGATGGCTGACCGCTCAAACCCTGCCCTACCCCAAACGATTTCGCTTCGCGGCGCGAATGGGGCAGATTGGCAAAACGTTTTCCGCCCTGGTTCCATCGTTCTTGCGGCCAATGTTGGATCTGTTGCCGGAGACCTTGCCCGCTGCGACGAAGCTGCAGCCTCGCTACTCACCAATGGGTGACCAAGTTGGGCGTGTTGCGTTGCTTGCTGGTTGCGCTCAACAAGTCCTGGCACCTGAAATCAACGAAGCCACGATCGCGGTGCTTCGGCACATTGGCTTGGAAGTCTTGGTGCCACCAGAGCAGAGTTGTTGTGGCTCGCTGGCTTGGCACGTTGGCGATGGTGATCGAGCGGCTAAGTTCGCTCGCAACAACGTGCGTGTCTTTTCGAGCGATTCACAACCGATTGACGCGATCGTCACCAATGCGGCGGGATGTGGATCAGGCATGCAAGAGTACGGCATGATTTTACGAGGCACTGACATTGAATCGCAGGCGGCATCTTTGGCCGCGACGGTGAAGGACGTCTCCGTGGTTGTGTGCGAGCATGCGGATCGACTTCGGCTGAAGCGACCCGCGTTGGTGCATGAGGGCGAGTCGATCGTGCGGGTGGCCTACCACGACGCATGTCATTTGGCCAACGCTCAGGGAGTGCGACTGCAGCCTCGCGAATTGCTCTGCCGGGTTCCGGATGTGGAGTTGGTGGATGTTGCGGAAGCACACTTGTGTTGTGGTTCAGCGGGAACTTACAACTTGGATCAACCTGAAACCGCGGATGAGCTCGGCCGCCGAAAAGCGAAAGCGGTCTTGGCAACGGGTGCCCCGATCGTGGTCAGCGGCAACATTGGTTGTCTGACGCAGTTGCAATCGCATTTGAATTCCATGGCGACGGAATCGCACCCAGCACCTCGAGTGATGCACACGATGGAATTTCTGAGTGCGTGCTTGGAAGAATCGCCCTCCTTCGAAACCAACCCTGGACCGAAACGATCGCCATGA
- a CDS encoding FAD-binding oxidoreductase encodes MSDSENTASIPGDIETPESVRHWADLIRDWKASSTGDHLIPVGGCSKLGLSCVNSSADAEANSARRFSTRNLAGILQYDPSEFTISAASGTSLHEVIAALAEHGQTLPFDPPRAKMGATIGGCVASGWSGPGRWRYGGLRDFILAASFLDGLGNEVHTGAPVVKNAAGFDFPKLMVGSLGRLGVLTRLTFKVFPQSVEPQTWVVKCGDVATATLHMQTLSRLPIELDAIELCQPGMTDPDDWCIVLRVPGPQSVAESIMDRVKNIVGETETRKLSEEHAEKSWSKLLHVEGEVSVRIPMTPRQIETIVQSFPKQLSELGWRFHFGLAGNVMFVTGSGDLVLLDSWLVEHGLAGLVLDANDATARGTQIGMWRHDEVVVRVAKAIDPQRCFAPFQFGEPMHFVRSGA; translated from the coding sequence GTGAGTGACTCCGAAAATACAGCGTCAATTCCCGGAGACATCGAAACTCCCGAATCAGTGCGGCACTGGGCGGATCTGATTCGAGATTGGAAGGCTTCGTCGACCGGAGATCATCTGATTCCGGTCGGTGGATGCAGCAAGCTTGGTTTGTCGTGCGTGAACAGCAGTGCGGATGCCGAAGCGAATTCTGCACGGCGTTTCTCAACACGGAACCTAGCTGGCATCCTTCAATACGATCCGTCTGAGTTCACCATCTCGGCCGCCTCGGGAACGTCCCTCCACGAAGTCATTGCCGCTCTGGCGGAGCACGGTCAAACCCTGCCGTTCGATCCGCCACGGGCGAAAATGGGTGCAACGATCGGCGGGTGCGTCGCGTCCGGTTGGAGTGGTCCCGGACGCTGGCGATATGGAGGCCTGCGGGATTTCATCCTCGCCGCTTCGTTCCTGGATGGTTTGGGGAACGAAGTTCACACCGGCGCACCGGTCGTCAAGAACGCGGCCGGATTTGATTTTCCCAAGCTGATGGTCGGAAGCCTTGGGCGATTGGGTGTGCTCACGCGATTGACCTTCAAAGTCTTTCCTCAATCGGTCGAGCCACAAACTTGGGTGGTGAAGTGCGGCGACGTTGCCACGGCGACCTTGCACATGCAAACGCTCTCTCGATTGCCGATCGAACTGGATGCGATTGAATTGTGCCAACCGGGAATGACTGACCCAGATGACTGGTGCATCGTGTTGCGAGTGCCCGGGCCTCAGTCGGTGGCCGAGTCCATCATGGATCGCGTCAAGAACATTGTCGGCGAGACCGAGACGCGTAAGTTGTCGGAAGAGCATGCTGAGAAGTCATGGTCCAAACTGCTGCACGTCGAAGGAGAAGTCTCCGTTCGCATTCCGATGACCCCGCGGCAAATCGAAACCATCGTCCAGTCGTTTCCGAAGCAGTTGTCTGAACTTGGATGGAGGTTCCACTTCGGCTTGGCTGGCAATGTGATGTTTGTCACCGGTTCAGGCGACTTGGTCCTGTTGGATTCTTGGTTGGTCGAGCATGGTTTGGCTGGCTTGGTGCTCGATGCCAATGACGCCACAGCGCGGGGAACGCAAATTGGGATGTGGCGGCACGATGAAGTGGTTGTTCGAGTGGCAAAGGCGATCGATCCTCAACGATGCTTTGCACCATTTCAGTTTGGCGAGCCAATGCACTTTGTACGCTCGGGAGCCTGA
- a CDS encoding FAD-binding oxidoreductase yields the protein MRPSDLTGLAELFPADRFRTDPAAQAAFESDGLLAYTARPRGVVFPETADEVVSAVRWCYEHHVPVVARGSGTGLSGGAMPHRDGIVIALNRLNRILHVDPVERTAAVQCGVVNLAVSQAARPHGLYFAPDPSSQSVCTIGGNIAFNSGGAHCLKYGMTAGHTLAMDVVLGDGTVTSIGGSSLEHAGPDSTGFICGNEGMLGIALQATLRLLPLPEVFHTVLVGYDDIRAAGNAVGAIIAANLLPGAMEIMDAMSIRAAEAAVACGYPKNANSVLIVELEGSAERVAMEKETLAKVIAGTQPSAVEIAANDAERLAIWKGRKSVFSAAGRLSPDFIVQDGVVPRRCLGEALERIESMSRECGVPVANVFHAGDGNLHPLIMYDGKIPGAFDKANDFAHSILRLCIEMGGSITGEHGVGIEKRGVFAEMFDEPTIDLMHRVRAEMDPHEICNRGKMFPDAESPALSTSGLHPLEKAGVIFRE from the coding sequence GTGAGACCCAGCGACCTGACTGGTTTAGCAGAGCTGTTTCCCGCGGATCGGTTTCGTACCGATCCGGCAGCGCAGGCAGCTTTTGAATCAGACGGGTTGCTCGCTTACACCGCCCGGCCTCGCGGGGTGGTCTTTCCCGAGACCGCCGACGAGGTCGTGTCCGCGGTGCGTTGGTGCTACGAACACCACGTGCCGGTGGTCGCTCGAGGCAGCGGCACGGGGCTTTCCGGTGGTGCCATGCCGCACCGCGACGGAATCGTGATCGCGCTGAATCGGCTGAACCGGATCCTGCACGTTGATCCAGTGGAACGAACCGCGGCGGTTCAATGTGGCGTTGTGAACCTCGCTGTTTCTCAAGCCGCTCGGCCTCATGGGCTGTACTTCGCACCGGACCCTTCCAGCCAATCTGTGTGCACGATCGGTGGCAACATCGCGTTCAATTCCGGTGGAGCACACTGCCTAAAATACGGCATGACCGCCGGGCACACGCTGGCGATGGATGTGGTGCTCGGTGATGGAACTGTGACCAGCATCGGTGGATCGTCATTGGAGCATGCCGGTCCGGATTCCACCGGTTTCATTTGTGGCAACGAAGGTATGTTGGGGATCGCCCTGCAAGCGACCTTGCGATTGCTGCCACTGCCGGAAGTCTTTCATACCGTCTTGGTTGGATACGACGACATCCGCGCGGCGGGGAATGCGGTTGGTGCGATCATCGCCGCGAATTTGTTGCCTGGTGCGATGGAGATCATGGATGCGATGTCGATTCGTGCCGCCGAAGCCGCCGTGGCGTGTGGTTATCCCAAGAACGCAAACAGCGTGTTGATCGTCGAGCTGGAAGGTTCGGCGGAACGCGTTGCGATGGAAAAGGAAACCTTGGCGAAGGTGATCGCCGGTACTCAGCCGTCCGCGGTCGAGATCGCTGCGAACGATGCCGAACGACTGGCGATTTGGAAGGGACGCAAGTCGGTGTTCTCGGCGGCCGGTCGATTGAGCCCTGACTTCATCGTTCAGGATGGCGTCGTTCCGCGGCGTTGCTTGGGCGAAGCCCTCGAACGAATTGAGTCGATGAGTCGTGAATGTGGTGTTCCCGTCGCGAATGTTTTTCATGCCGGCGATGGCAACTTGCACCCGCTGATCATGTACGACGGAAAGATTCCCGGTGCCTTCGACAAAGCCAATGACTTTGCTCATTCGATTCTGCGGTTGTGCATCGAAATGGGCGGTTCAATCACGGGCGAACACGGAGTAGGGATCGAGAAACGCGGTGTCTTCGCCGAAATGTTTGATGAGCCCACGATCGACTTGATGCACCGTGTGCGAGCGGAAATGGACCCGCACGAAATCTGCAATCGCGGCAAGATGTTTCCGGATGCGGAGTCCCCTGCCCTGTCCACGTCAGGATTGCATCCACTGGAAAAAGCGGGGGTGATTTTCCGTGAGTGA
- a CDS encoding Gfo/Idh/MocA family protein: protein MKPLNIGLIGYGFMGRTHTNGYRQAPRFFDLEYHPVLKAVCARNEEKAKQFAEQQGYESVETDWRKLLERDDIDAVDICVPNNLHKEISIAAAEAGKMVLCEKPLALSTAEGIEMCEAVEKAGVRNMVWYNYRRVPAVTLAKQMIDEGRLGKIFHYRANFLQDWTINADVPQGGAATWRLDAEAAGSGVTGDLLAHCIDTALWLNGSIQDVSAVTETFVKERVHAETGEKTPVKIDDACAFHCHFDNGSLGLFESTRYARGHKALYTLEINGEHGSLRWDLHDLHRLEFFDHNDDSIVRGWRSIHVSDGDQPYMANWWVPGLQIGYEHTFVHQVADFLKSLESDQPAAPTFRDALETQRVCDAVLDSAATRSWKDVK from the coding sequence ATGAAACCTCTGAACATCGGTTTGATCGGCTACGGCTTCATGGGCCGAACGCACACCAACGGATACCGTCAGGCACCTCGCTTCTTTGACCTGGAATACCATCCCGTTCTGAAGGCCGTTTGCGCTCGCAACGAAGAGAAGGCCAAGCAGTTTGCGGAGCAACAAGGTTACGAGTCGGTCGAAACCGATTGGCGTAAGTTGCTCGAGCGTGATGACATCGACGCCGTCGACATTTGCGTCCCCAACAATCTGCACAAAGAAATCTCGATCGCTGCCGCGGAAGCTGGCAAGATGGTTCTGTGTGAGAAGCCGTTGGCGCTCAGCACCGCCGAAGGCATCGAAATGTGCGAAGCGGTTGAGAAGGCGGGCGTTCGCAACATGGTTTGGTACAACTACCGCCGAGTCCCCGCGGTCACCTTGGCCAAGCAAATGATCGACGAAGGTCGACTCGGAAAGATCTTCCACTACCGCGCCAACTTCCTGCAGGACTGGACGATCAACGCCGACGTTCCCCAAGGTGGTGCGGCGACGTGGCGTCTAGATGCGGAAGCGGCAGGCAGCGGCGTGACCGGTGACTTGCTGGCTCACTGCATCGACACCGCGTTGTGGCTCAACGGCAGCATTCAAGATGTCTCGGCCGTGACAGAAACGTTCGTCAAAGAACGTGTTCACGCCGAAACCGGTGAGAAGACTCCCGTCAAAATTGATGACGCGTGTGCTTTCCATTGCCACTTCGACAACGGTTCGCTCGGATTGTTCGAGTCGACTCGTTACGCTCGTGGTCACAAAGCGTTGTACACGCTGGAAATCAACGGCGAGCACGGTTCGCTTCGTTGGGATTTGCATGACCTGCATCGTTTGGAATTCTTTGACCACAACGACGACAGCATCGTCCGCGGCTGGCGCAGCATTCACGTCAGCGATGGCGATCAGCCATACATGGCCAACTGGTGGGTTCCCGGATTGCAGATCGGCTATGAGCACACCTTCGTGCACCAAGTCGCTGACTTCTTGAAGTCGTTGGAATCGGACCAGCCCGCTGCACCGACTTTCCGCGATGCTTTGGAAACCCAACGAGTCTGCGATGCTGTGCTCGACAGTGCCGCAACACGCAGCTGGAAAGACGTGAAGTGA
- a CDS encoding sugar phosphate isomerase/epimerase family protein — protein MSQHPNSYPKLHNAAWPGVVGKGDDDANPVIPLDEMLDLTAAAEVDGRKFDGVDLFLFSPHVSIDADDAELEALAEKVRSRSLDIGTVVAPVWEPTGGGSAGGSPEEVEAFLKQVRKGCEIGKKLRELGVRPHGCIRLDSAMGVADWVKDPEANQSKIADTFKAASDIAEEYDERLAAEGEICWGGMQSWKKMVDLLERVGHPERFGFQADMAHTLLYLLGYNAPEDAILPQDFDWADKEKKAAALKELTHALRPWTIDFHVAQNDATVHGTGSHDKTGRHCLPNDPNGKLDIATDAGHWLRDEHGDVLQTCKHICWDGCMFPNDVMHKPETWNDILAAMLSVQDAHGWNE, from the coding sequence ATGAGCCAGCACCCGAACTCGTATCCGAAACTGCACAACGCTGCTTGGCCCGGAGTGGTCGGCAAGGGCGATGACGATGCCAACCCCGTCATCCCTTTGGACGAAATGCTTGACCTGACCGCTGCGGCGGAAGTGGACGGTCGGAAATTTGATGGAGTCGATTTGTTCTTGTTCTCGCCTCATGTTTCCATCGACGCGGATGACGCGGAACTGGAAGCCTTGGCCGAGAAAGTCCGTAGCCGATCGTTGGACATCGGAACCGTGGTTGCTCCGGTTTGGGAACCCACCGGCGGCGGCAGCGCGGGCGGCAGTCCCGAAGAAGTCGAAGCGTTCTTGAAACAAGTTCGCAAGGGATGTGAGATCGGCAAGAAACTTCGCGAACTCGGCGTTCGACCTCACGGTTGCATTCGCTTGGACAGTGCGATGGGTGTGGCCGATTGGGTGAAAGATCCCGAGGCCAACCAGAGCAAGATTGCTGACACGTTCAAAGCTGCGTCGGACATCGCCGAAGAGTACGACGAACGTCTCGCTGCCGAAGGCGAAATCTGCTGGGGCGGCATGCAGTCTTGGAAGAAGATGGTCGACTTGCTCGAACGCGTCGGTCATCCCGAACGATTTGGTTTCCAAGCCGACATGGCTCACACGTTGTTGTACTTGCTGGGCTACAACGCTCCCGAAGATGCGATCCTTCCACAAGATTTCGACTGGGCGGACAAAGAGAAGAAGGCCGCGGCTCTGAAAGAACTGACGCATGCGTTGCGACCTTGGACGATCGATTTCCACGTCGCACAAAACGATGCGACCGTGCACGGAACCGGCAGCCACGACAAAACGGGACGCCACTGTTTGCCAAACGATCCCAATGGCAAATTGGACATCGCCACGGACGCGGGCCACTGGCTGCGTGACGAGCACGGCGACGTGTTGCAGACCTGCAAACACATTTGCTGGGACGGTTGCATGTTCCCCAACGACGTCATGCACAAACCTGAAACCTGGAACGATATCTTGGCTGCGATGCTGAGCGTTCAGGATGCTCACGGATGGAACGAGTGA
- a CDS encoding WXG100 family type VII secretion target: MNQAIGDPDQIRQFASQLARFAEELRQRGTGLSAQMNQLEQSWRDEQQRKFNQEFQDQLRQLQRLVQATDEHVPYLMRKADQLDAYLGR, encoded by the coding sequence ATGAATCAAGCTATTGGTGACCCCGATCAAATCCGCCAGTTCGCGTCGCAATTGGCTCGATTTGCTGAAGAGTTGCGACAACGCGGCACGGGGCTGTCCGCGCAGATGAACCAGTTGGAGCAGAGCTGGCGGGATGAACAGCAACGAAAATTCAATCAGGAATTTCAGGATCAACTGCGGCAGCTCCAGCGATTGGTGCAAGCCACGGACGAGCACGTGCCGTATCTGATGCGGAAGGCGGACCAGTTGGATGCCTACCTCGGGCGTTGA
- a CDS encoding tetratricopeptide repeat protein, whose protein sequence is MTAVPTNEGSETTAGPTRRQQLEHHLKTCPTDRDGYLELASIYREENRPLQAAKILSQAHETFPDDAALVWELEEAQLARSVQQLVEVRDLAARLGNSSVDHELERATTDWGNCRLKVCRARLGRDPSLTYLHMVLGEALYDLERYDEAIDELEPLLDSETHSPGAYLLTGRCQLLLSKDMAAMKSLRQASIRRAVIGPAKTRSAALKLLIDLAERHGLNASLQFYQQSLQAIP, encoded by the coding sequence ATGACCGCTGTTCCCACCAACGAAGGAAGCGAGACGACAGCCGGACCGACGCGCCGACAACAACTTGAGCATCACCTGAAAACCTGTCCCACGGATCGCGACGGGTATCTGGAATTGGCGTCGATCTACCGAGAAGAAAATCGGCCATTGCAGGCCGCCAAGATTCTGAGCCAGGCTCACGAAACATTTCCTGATGATGCTGCGTTGGTGTGGGAACTGGAAGAAGCCCAATTGGCGAGATCCGTTCAACAGTTGGTCGAAGTCCGTGACCTGGCGGCTCGATTGGGCAATTCATCCGTGGATCATGAATTGGAGCGAGCGACCACAGATTGGGGGAACTGTCGCCTCAAGGTTTGCCGAGCCCGGCTGGGTCGCGATCCTTCGTTGACGTATCTGCACATGGTCCTTGGTGAAGCCTTGTACGACCTTGAACGGTACGACGAAGCAATCGACGAGTTGGAACCTTTGTTGGATTCGGAAACGCATTCGCCAGGAGCCTACTTGCTGACTGGGCGTTGCCAGTTGTTGCTCAGCAAAGACATGGCGGCGATGAAATCGTTGCGTCAGGCGTCGATTCGCCGAGCGGTCATCGGTCCCGCGAAAACTCGATCGGCGGCGCTGAAGTTGCTGATCGACTTGGCCGAACGGCATGGACTCAACGCGAGTTTGCAGTTTTATCAACAATCTCTTCAGGCGATTCCATGA